The DNA segment AATTTTCCGTCCGGCGTCATCATGCCGATAAACTGGAAAGTTTGGTCAAAAACAGCGCGGATCTTTTTCTCGCTTAAACGCAGGGCGTCCTCGGTATTTTTACGTTCGACGGGATCGGGAAGCACTGTCTTTTTGAGTTTGTTTCCGTATTTTTTATTCATATATGCCTTTATAAAAATAAAAATCCGGACCTTGTACCTTATTTTCAGGTAAAGTCCGGATTAGAAAAACCATACTGTATATATCCATAAAATCTCCTCGTTATTAACAAAGAGACACTTTAATAGACTACTCCCGCAGAATATTTTATGCAATTAAAATCTTGTCCTACATCAAAAGAATAACTGTTTGACTATCGCGATATAAGCGTTCTTAGACATAGCCCAGGAATCGATGAAGAATTTTTTCGCCGAGAACTCCGGGAATATCAGAGTAAACAGCATCGCTATAACGACAATATTAAGGACATATACCAGTATTATCGAAAAGAAATATCCCGATTTAACAAAATCCGGCTGTCTGATCTTCATAACTTCTATCGTCGAGATCATGTGGAAAGCGAGCGCAAACCCTATTAAAAATATAAAAACCGAACCGTTTATATTGTAGGAAGCCGCGATTACAAAATATATCGCCGCGATTATTATCGCGTATATCGGTATGAAATATGGACTGAGCTCTATGAGTGTGTTCGACTTATCCGTACCGACACTGCCGCCTTTCTCGGAAACCTTGAATGACTTTACTTTACCGCCCAGCACCCACGCGATACCGGCGTGGACGGCTTCGTGGCCAAGCACGTAAAGATACGTCGGCTTGTAAAATAAAAGGTGCAGTATCGCGTATGAAGCTATCCCCCATACGAATAATGACATACGATTCGCTATCACCGGGATAAGGACAAGATTCCTGTAAAACGCTATCGATACGCCGACGGCAACCGGGATCGAAAGAACCGCGATTATGAGCTTCAGGAATAATTTAATGATACCCGATTTTTTAGCCATTATTTGATTACGGTTGCCCCGTCCATGTAAGGCACAAGCGCTTCGGGAATATTGACACTTCCGTCTTTATTCTGATAATTTTCGAGTATCGCTACGACGAGCCGGGCGAGCGCAACGCCGGAGCCATTCAGAGTATGCACGAACTCTTTAGCTTTAGCGCCCTTTCGCGCGAATTTTATATTCGCGCGGCGAGCCTGGAAGTCGGCGAAGTTGGAACAGCTCGACACCTCCAGATACGAGTCGGTGCCGGCGGCGTAGAGCTCGATATCGTAGCACTTCGCGGCGGCGAACGATATGTCGCCGGTCGCGAGCAGTATAACACGATACGGCAGGCCCAAAAGCTGAAGCACCTCCTCGGCATCTTTCAAAAGCTTCTCGTGTTCGGCCGGCGAGTCCTCAGGCTTAACGAATTTAACAAGCTCAACCTTATCGAACTGATGCACCCTGATCATGCCCTTAGTATCTTTGCCATACGAACCGGCTTCACGTCTGAAGCAAGCGGTATAGGCTGTGTAGCAAATAGGAAGTTTATCTTCGTCCAGGACATCGCCTGAATGTATATTCGTAACCGGCACTTCCGCTGTTGGTATTAAATAGAGGTCGTCATTCTGTAATTTATACATGTCCTCTTCGAGTTTCGGCAGTTGTCCGGTGCCCGTCATCGAACGCCTGTTCACGAGGAACGGCGGAAATATCTCTTTATATCCGTGTTTCTTTGTATGAAGATCGAGCATGAAATTGATAAGCGCCCGCTCGAGCCGCGCGCCCTGACCCATAAAGAGAATAAAGTTTGAACCGGATATCTTTGTTGCCACACCGAAGTTGATTATACCCAGCTTCTCCGCAATCTCAATGTGATTTTTAGGGGTAAAGTCAAAAGACGGATTTTTACCCCAAGCACGGACTATTTTGTTGTTTTCCGGCCCGCCAACAGGTACGCTTTTATCGGGTATATTTGGGATTATATATGTAAAATTTGCTATTTTTTGGTCTATATCACCCACTTTTTTGTCTAAATCAGACACTTTTTGGGATACTACCTTCATTTTATCAATAACTTCTTTTGGGTTCTTTTTAGCCTTAATAGCCGCGGATATCTCATCGTTGGCCTTGTTGCGTTCGGCTTTAAGCGTTTCGACTTCTACGAGAAGCGACCTGCGTTCCTCGTCCAGCGCGAGAAGCTCATCGATGTTAAGCTTTGAGTTTCGCGCCTTCAGCGCGTCTTTAACGACCTGCGGATTTTCACGAATAAATTTAATGTCTAACATTATAGCTCCTTATCCCTTTATCACACCCAGTGGACGCATTCTACAAACACGCCGCGAAATACCCGCGCCGTGTACGACCGAGACTACCTGGTTCACGTCTTTATACGCTTCCGGCATCTCTTCTGAAAGAGTCTGTCTACCGGTCGACTTTACTATTATACCTCTATCTTCCAATTCGCGCGATATAGATCTGCCGCGGCCCGCCCTGATCGCCGCTGAACGCGACATGAGCCGGCCGGCTCCATGGCACGTCGAATAAAATGTCTCGCGCGCGAAGGCTGTGCCCACGAGAAGATACGAGCCCCTGCCCATGTCTCCGGGGATTATCACCGGCTGGCCCGTCTTAGTATATTTCGCGGGAAGCTCCGGGTGGCCCGGAGGAAAAGCGCGGGTGGCGCCCTTCCTGTGAACGCAGAGCGTGCGCTCTTTGCCGTCTATCTCGTGCTTTTCGATCTTCGCTATATTGTGCGCGACGTCATAGATGAGTTCCATACTCAAGTCTTTCGCGCTCCGCCGGAAGACTTTCTCGAAGACGCGCCTCGCCAGATGCATCAGGCACTGACGGTTGGCCCATGCGTAGTTCGCCGCGCACCGCATCGCGCCCAG comes from the Candidatus Omnitrophota bacterium genome and includes:
- the serS gene encoding serine--tRNA ligase, yielding MLDIKFIRENPQVVKDALKARNSKLNIDELLALDEERRSLLVEVETLKAERNKANDEISAAIKAKKNPKEVIDKMKVVSQKVSDLDKKVGDIDQKIANFTYIIPNIPDKSVPVGGPENNKIVRAWGKNPSFDFTPKNHIEIAEKLGIINFGVATKISGSNFILFMGQGARLERALINFMLDLHTKKHGYKEIFPPFLVNRRSMTGTGQLPKLEEDMYKLQNDDLYLIPTAEVPVTNIHSGDVLDEDKLPICYTAYTACFRREAGSYGKDTKGMIRVHQFDKVELVKFVKPEDSPAEHEKLLKDAEEVLQLLGLPYRVILLATGDISFAAAKCYDIELYAAGTDSYLEVSSCSNFADFQARRANIKFARKGAKAKEFVHTLNGSGVALARLVVAILENYQNKDGSVNIPEALVPYMDGATVIK